One genomic window of candidate division TA06 bacterium includes the following:
- a CDS encoding YjgP/YjgQ family permease encodes MRILYSYILKEHIRPFFLGLLVLTFILIMNRAFELVDMIIGKGLSVVIVSEIFFLSLPFIIALTVPMAVLVAVLMAFGRLSHDQEIVAMRANGIRLASIMTPVLIASFILSLLMVSFNNRILPESNHKVKNLMIDVARKKPAFRIKEGVFMSAMDGYNTLIKKIDQRTQRLFNIVIWETKSGMLRVVSAPAGRMQSSKDGTILSLELYNGEIHELDQSDLWIYRTLSFEKHLLNMEVDAKLTRKERSHRSDRELSALAMRKRVDKINEKIQASLEKVKEYETDGSPKALGERDLEMRRVEGKKRERNRYLVEIQKKYSIPFACVVFVVLGLPLGVVARRGGAGVGFGVAILFFVLYYIGLVSGEELADRGILSPFVGMWGPNVLLLLVGMYLFVHVEREIPFVEWRWVGRLIHLVERVYKRHENT; translated from the coding sequence ATGCGGATACTCTACTCATACATTCTGAAAGAGCACATTCGCCCCTTCTTCCTGGGGCTCCTCGTCCTCACCTTCATACTGATAATGAACAGAGCATTTGAGCTTGTGGACATGATCATAGGGAAAGGGTTAAGCGTCGTCATAGTCTCTGAGATTTTCTTCTTGAGTCTGCCATTCATAATTGCCCTCACCGTCCCGATGGCCGTACTAGTAGCTGTGCTCATGGCTTTCGGAAGGCTGTCCCATGATCAGGAGATCGTAGCCATGAGGGCAAACGGTATCAGGCTCGCCTCAATCATGACTCCCGTTCTGATTGCATCCTTCATTCTTTCACTACTGATGGTCTCCTTCAACAACAGAATCCTACCCGAGTCGAATCACAAGGTGAAAAACTTGATGATAGATGTTGCCCGCAAGAAACCCGCCTTCAGAATCAAAGAGGGTGTCTTCATGTCTGCCATGGACGGGTATAACACTTTGATAAAAAAGATTGATCAGAGGACTCAGAGGCTTTTTAACATTGTCATCTGGGAGACAAAGTCTGGTATGCTGAGGGTAGTTTCTGCTCCGGCGGGGAGAATGCAGTCGAGTAAAGATGGGACAATTCTCAGTCTTGAACTCTATAACGGTGAGATCCACGAACTTGACCAGTCTGATCTGTGGATTTACAGGACTCTCTCTTTTGAGAAACACCTTTTGAACATGGAGGTGGACGCTAAGCTGACAAGGAAGGAGAGGTCGCACCGGAGTGATAGGGAACTGTCTGCGCTTGCAATGAGGAAGAGAGTCGACAAAATTAATGAGAAGATACAAGCCTCATTAGAAAAGGTGAAAGAATATGAGACGGACGGTTCTCCAAAAGCTCTTGGTGAGAGGGACCTTGAAATGCGGAGGGTTGAAGGGAAGAAGAGGGAGAGGAACCGCTACCTGGTTGAGATACAAAAGAAATACTCCATCCCTTTTGCCTGTGTTGTTTTTGTGGTGCTGGGGCTTCCGCTGGGGGTTGTTGCAAGAAGGGGAGGAGCCGGAGTAGGGTTTGGTGTTGCCATACTATTCTTTGTTCTCTATTACATAGGTCTGGTTTCCGGCGAAGAACTGGCCGACAGGGGCATACTGTCGCCCTTCGTCGGGATGTGGGGTCCCAATGTTCTGCTTCTTCTGGTCGGCATGTATCTTTTTGTGCATGTAGAAAGGGAAATTCCATTTGTGGAGTGGAGATGGGTCGGGAGACTCATTCACCTGGTCGAAAGGGTCTACAAAAGACATGAGAATACTTGA
- the lptG gene encoding LPS export ABC transporter permease LptG, which translates to MRILDRYIVKEFMKGVLLSLFAFVFIYCVVDLFEKLSGFIDKKASIIAIGKYYFYQLPSIVALLLPMAVLLSLFFTLGIMVRRNELVAIKSAGVSVNRILWPLIIVGFVLSLAVFGIEEGLAPVANRRNDRIKRVELDKLPAIDYKYRRNMFFLGSGGRMYFAKIFDGRKKELIEPVVLQIGPQSTIVQRMDAKKAVWTDGGWKFEDAVIRGFNPETVNRYREIVMPELRETPEDFSKIREKPEDMSYWSLRKYVREKKKAGEDVLKETVELNMKLSFPAINLVIVLFGAPIAASIRRSGAAGGFAGSLLISFLYWGFIQIAKALGYYGSLPPVLAAWVNNVFFAGCGLVLLWWARR; encoded by the coding sequence ATGAGAATACTTGATAGATACATCGTGAAAGAATTCATGAAGGGCGTGCTTCTCAGTCTATTTGCGTTTGTTTTCATCTACTGTGTCGTCGACCTTTTCGAGAAGTTGTCGGGTTTCATCGACAAGAAGGCAAGCATAATAGCGATAGGAAAGTATTATTTTTATCAATTGCCGTCTATCGTCGCACTGTTATTGCCCATGGCTGTTCTCCTCTCTTTGTTCTTTACTCTCGGCATCATGGTGAGGAGAAACGAGTTGGTGGCGATCAAGTCTGCGGGGGTCAGTGTCAACAGGATACTCTGGCCGCTCATCATAGTGGGATTTGTGCTTAGCCTTGCAGTATTCGGAATAGAAGAAGGGTTGGCCCCGGTCGCGAACAGGAGAAATGACAGGATAAAACGGGTGGAACTGGACAAGCTTCCAGCTATTGACTACAAGTACAGGAGAAATATGTTCTTCCTTGGCTCGGGCGGACGCATGTACTTCGCAAAGATATTCGATGGTAGAAAGAAAGAACTGATTGAACCTGTCGTTCTGCAGATCGGTCCCCAGTCTACCATAGTCCAGAGAATGGATGCGAAGAAAGCAGTCTGGACCGATGGGGGATGGAAGTTCGAAGACGCTGTTATTAGAGGGTTCAATCCAGAGACTGTGAATCGCTATCGTGAGATTGTGATGCCCGAGCTCAGGGAAACTCCCGAGGACTTCAGCAAGATCAGGGAAAAGCCTGAGGACATGTCCTACTGGTCCTTGAGAAAATATGTCAGGGAGAAGAAGAAAGCAGGAGAGGACGTTCTCAAGGAGACTGTTGAGCTGAACATGAAGCTCTCTTTTCCGGCTATCAATCTGGTCATAGTCCTTTTTGGTGCGCCCATAGCTGCCAGCATCAGAAGAAGTGGTGCTGCCGGAGGATTCGCTGGAAGCCTTCTCATAAGTTTTTTGTACTGGGGCTTCATACAGATAGCGAAAGCGCTGGGCTATTATGGATCTCTGCCGCCAGTTCTGGCTGCTTGGGTGAACAATGTTTTCTTCGCTGGATGCGGGCTTGTGCTACTCTGGTGGGCGCGCCGTTAG
- a CDS encoding DNA recombination protein RmuC, with product MAIGLSLIVLLAVVYSIYDNKRTWQEMRRASGEDKAMLMLQQQVSDTAKSLNQAIAKMSEQVSNRLVSATNIVGDLKRGLGKLEKETERILEVGKDVKELQNIFRAPKLRGGFGEFLLGDLLGQILMPENFALQYRFKSGERVDAVIKLGEAMVPIDAKFPLENFKRITTAENDEERKRHKKEFVTDVKKHVDAIRKKYILPDEGTFDFALMYIPAENIYYETIIKDEQLGEDKSLNAHALAQRVIPVSPNSLYAYLQAIVLGLRGMRVEKNIREVLDNLRHLSQEFVKFSEDFQKIGGHLSHAGKSFENADRRLGRFTDRLETITSIEDKSEAEKQLAHGEKSD from the coding sequence GTGGCAATAGGTCTGTCTCTTATCGTCTTGCTTGCTGTCGTCTACAGCATCTACGACAACAAAAGAACCTGGCAGGAGATGCGGCGGGCCAGCGGTGAAGACAAGGCAATGCTGATGCTCCAACAACAGGTGAGCGACACCGCGAAATCGCTGAATCAGGCAATCGCAAAGATGTCAGAGCAGGTCAGCAACCGGCTTGTGAGTGCTACAAATATTGTAGGTGACTTGAAAAGAGGTTTGGGGAAACTGGAGAAAGAGACGGAGCGGATATTGGAGGTGGGGAAGGATGTCAAGGAGCTGCAGAACATCTTCCGAGCCCCCAAGTTGAGGGGCGGCTTCGGCGAATTCCTTCTCGGCGATCTGCTTGGCCAGATCCTCATGCCTGAAAACTTCGCACTTCAATACCGGTTCAAAAGTGGGGAGAGGGTGGACGCGGTGATCAAGCTGGGGGAGGCCATGGTACCAATAGACGCCAAGTTCCCGCTGGAGAACTTCAAAAGGATTACTACTGCTGAAAATGACGAAGAGAGAAAGAGACATAAGAAGGAGTTCGTGACCGATGTGAAGAAGCACGTGGACGCAATCCGAAAGAAGTACATATTGCCTGATGAAGGAACATTTGACTTCGCCCTGATGTACATACCCGCTGAAAACATCTACTATGAAACCATAATCAAAGACGAACAGCTGGGTGAAGACAAGTCACTCAATGCTCACGCCCTTGCCCAGAGAGTGATACCAGTTTCTCCAAACAGCTTATATGCCTACCTTCAGGCCATAGTCCTGGGGTTGCGGGGGATGCGAGTCGAAAAAAACATAAGAGAAGTTCTTGACAACCTGAGACATCTCTCGCAGGAATTCGTCAAGTTTTCAGAGGACTTTCAGAAGATTGGAGGACACCTTTCTCACGCCGGCAAGAGTTTTGAGAACGCAGACAGGAGGCTAGGCAGGTTCACAGACAGACTGGAAACCATAACCTCCATAGAAGACAAGAGCGAAGCAGAAAAGCAACTAGCTCACGGAGAGAAAAGTGACTGA
- a CDS encoding polyprenyl synthetase family protein yields the protein MDIEKLLVENKKKMDERIFSALPSSHDDPEIDNLYDMMLDYPSRKGKGIRGTLCLLSCKMLNGNPNLCLDTAVAIELFESWVLIHDDIEDGSDMRRGEQTLHLKHSIPLAINAGDALNNRMWEILLRNREALGEEVTFRIFGEFLHMINQTTEGQHIELSWNQSNRFDLDEESYYSMCKKKTAWYTCISPLRLGGIIAGADDGLLDSIQEFGIDMGLAFQIQDDLLNLIGDEKKYGKEIHGDIREGKRTLALIHAVKNCGPDLREKLKTAISRPRSEMTEEDVQLVLHMMNKCGSIDHARQKAREFARSARVKFDEVFSNVPESDEKQTIRDLIDFVVSRDK from the coding sequence ATGGATATAGAGAAGCTACTGGTTGAGAACAAGAAGAAGATGGATGAGAGGATTTTCTCTGCGCTCCCTTCGAGCCACGATGACCCTGAAATAGACAACCTGTATGACATGATGCTCGACTATCCAAGCAGGAAAGGGAAAGGGATAAGGGGAACCCTCTGTCTTCTCTCCTGCAAGATGCTAAACGGGAACCCCAATCTGTGCCTTGATACTGCCGTTGCAATAGAGCTTTTTGAGAGCTGGGTCTTAATTCACGACGACATCGAAGATGGTTCTGACATGCGTAGAGGCGAACAAACTCTCCATCTAAAGCACAGCATACCTCTTGCCATAAATGCTGGGGACGCGTTGAACAACAGGATGTGGGAGATTCTGCTCAGAAACAGGGAGGCTCTGGGAGAAGAAGTCACATTCAGGATATTTGGAGAGTTCCTCCACATGATCAATCAAACCACTGAGGGGCAGCACATCGAATTGTCTTGGAATCAGAGTAACAGGTTTGACCTTGACGAGGAGAGCTACTACTCGATGTGCAAAAAGAAGACTGCATGGTATACGTGTATCTCACCTCTCAGACTTGGAGGCATAATAGCCGGCGCAGATGACGGACTCCTCGACTCCATTCAGGAATTCGGAATCGATATGGGCTTAGCATTCCAGATTCAAGACGACCTACTCAACCTAATCGGCGACGAAAAGAAGTATGGAAAGGAGATACATGGAGACATTCGAGAGGGAAAGAGAACTCTGGCTTTGATTCACGCTGTGAAGAACTGCGGACCAGATCTGCGGGAGAAACTGAAAACGGCAATAAGCAGGCCCCGGAGTGAAATGACAGAAGAGGATGTTCAGCTCGTACTGCATATGATGAACAAGTGTGGTTCGATTGACCATGCCCGTCAGAAAGCACGCGAGTTCGCCCGCAGTGCCAGAGTCAAGTTTGATGAGGTGTTCTCGAATGTCCCTGAATCAGATGAAAAACAAACGATCAGAGACCTGATCGACTTCGTAGTGTCGAGGGACAAGTAG
- a CDS encoding PD-(D/E)XK nuclease family protein produces the protein MNEAILIDKGGDLIGLTEQTLLSSKGNLSRCLVIFPGRRPGHFLRKALAKSLGAAFAAPAYYSIDDWVEQTYRELGYSDIPLMDVDGVGLLYKLHQRKGMPGTAKKALPLDEFMPWGYRLLSDFEELKIEEIEPDALGRMQVLAEERLPPRIQVVLADLAGLYQNFYEKLEAKGCSTRSMRYQKVAQECGRLNLSSYHRILLAGFFALTKAEKKIFQALLTYDSTTLLLQDGPEISQLLRGLNLDLKRVTGKRKNPEVHYYKAPDAHGQVMRLNQTIRQSSDRDSQVVVLPESGTLFPVVRHTLPLLGKDWNISMGFPLFRTPIYGLLATLDRTMDSRTEGRYFLPDYLRLVLHPYIKNLYLNKASYPTRILFHTVEEVLGKKQRRFISLEEIENDEQMISETFRRLSGAGVKAIDEKVISQHLRRIHQVLLRSFEDLSNIGEFSEHLLELISLISLESPANRHPYTSRFIESLIGALGELRLSDIADESFADISGYFGMLESYVRGIRVPFPGTPLKGFQIMGSLETRNLGFDTVYFMDVNEGVIPASRKEDTLFPTAVREELELPTYRQREHMARYYFENLIASSQDVHIFYREDEGRGKSPLVERLIWEEQREANSLDLQNQNIVFFESVFSQKDPEPVRKDAAVIAKLANMSFSASKLDRYLKCPLQFYYEYVLELSGKAELSEQVEQMEIGSLVHHVLKNFFETKKNKPLKISARDHKAISDMCDKVFEETFGEDLGGSLYLIRSQAKVRLRDILDYHRAQYKGSVILDCERIYSVRLEIPGLGMVNIRGRMDRIDRKESETIILDYKTGTTAVIPSSKKFSLEERSEWHKTLRSVQLPLYLLLFLCEDPQSSVTDLNTGLMILGSRNIKEEYLFENGDDRQSLYNQYREAIFRLIREILDPEHEFNDTADPERYCRYCGCKVICGRQWVASSW, from the coding sequence GTGAACGAGGCTATCCTGATAGACAAGGGCGGCGACCTGATTGGGCTGACCGAGCAGACACTGCTTTCGTCCAAGGGAAATTTGAGCCGGTGTCTGGTAATTTTTCCCGGCCGAAGGCCTGGCCATTTCCTGCGAAAGGCGCTGGCCAAATCTCTAGGTGCCGCGTTTGCCGCTCCTGCATATTATTCCATAGATGATTGGGTGGAGCAAACCTACCGCGAATTGGGCTACAGCGATATACCTCTTATGGATGTGGATGGGGTGGGTTTGCTCTATAAGCTTCATCAACGAAAAGGGATGCCAGGCACAGCGAAGAAGGCCCTTCCGCTTGATGAATTCATGCCATGGGGCTACAGGCTTCTCTCTGATTTCGAGGAATTGAAGATTGAGGAGATTGAACCAGATGCGCTGGGCAGAATGCAGGTTCTCGCCGAAGAGCGCCTTCCGCCCAGAATCCAGGTGGTCTTGGCAGATCTGGCCGGACTGTACCAAAACTTCTATGAGAAATTGGAGGCGAAGGGATGTTCCACCCGTTCCATGCGATACCAGAAGGTGGCTCAGGAGTGCGGGCGCTTGAACTTGTCCTCTTATCACAGGATTCTGCTGGCCGGGTTCTTTGCTTTGACCAAGGCTGAGAAGAAGATTTTCCAGGCGCTTTTGACATATGACAGTACCACTCTTCTTCTCCAGGATGGCCCCGAAATTAGCCAACTGCTGCGTGGATTGAATCTCGACCTCAAGCGCGTTACGGGAAAGAGGAAGAATCCAGAAGTCCACTACTACAAAGCCCCCGATGCTCACGGCCAGGTAATGAGATTGAACCAGACTATCAGGCAGAGCTCAGACCGTGACAGCCAGGTTGTGGTGCTACCGGAGTCGGGTACACTCTTCCCGGTGGTTCGTCACACACTACCTCTGTTGGGCAAAGACTGGAACATCTCGATGGGGTTCCCGCTTTTCAGAACACCAATCTATGGGCTTCTGGCCACCCTCGACCGGACCATGGACAGCAGGACAGAAGGGCGCTATTTTCTGCCTGATTACCTGAGGCTGGTACTCCACCCTTACATCAAAAACCTTTATCTTAATAAGGCCAGCTACCCCACCCGAATCCTCTTTCACACGGTCGAGGAGGTCCTGGGCAAAAAGCAACGGCGGTTCATCAGCCTCGAAGAGATCGAGAACGACGAGCAAATGATCTCAGAGACATTCAGAAGATTATCCGGGGCGGGCGTGAAAGCCATCGACGAGAAGGTGATTTCCCAACACCTGAGAAGAATACATCAGGTTCTGCTCAGGTCGTTTGAGGACCTGTCGAACATAGGCGAGTTCAGCGAGCATCTGTTGGAACTGATATCCCTCATTTCCCTGGAAAGCCCGGCCAACCGGCACCCATATACCTCAAGATTCATCGAATCTTTGATAGGAGCACTGGGAGAGCTCCGTCTGTCGGATATCGCAGATGAGTCCTTTGCCGATATCAGCGGCTATTTTGGCATGCTGGAGAGTTATGTCAGAGGCATCAGGGTGCCATTTCCGGGAACTCCTTTGAAGGGGTTCCAGATAATGGGATCCCTGGAGACCAGAAATCTGGGTTTTGATACCGTCTATTTCATGGACGTGAATGAAGGCGTGATACCCGCATCCAGAAAGGAAGACACCCTTTTCCCGACCGCAGTGCGCGAGGAACTCGAGCTTCCCACATATCGACAGCGCGAGCACATGGCCCGGTATTACTTCGAGAACTTGATCGCCAGCTCCCAGGACGTCCACATTTTCTATCGGGAAGATGAGGGCCGCGGGAAAAGCCCTCTGGTCGAGCGCCTCATCTGGGAGGAACAAAGGGAAGCCAACAGTCTCGACCTGCAGAACCAAAACATCGTATTCTTCGAAAGCGTGTTCAGCCAGAAGGACCCAGAACCGGTCAGAAAAGATGCAGCCGTCATTGCCAAACTTGCCAATATGTCTTTTTCGGCCTCAAAGCTCGACAGGTATCTCAAGTGTCCTCTTCAATTCTATTACGAGTATGTGCTCGAACTGAGTGGGAAGGCCGAATTGAGCGAACAAGTGGAGCAGATGGAAATCGGCAGTCTTGTGCATCATGTCCTAAAGAACTTCTTTGAGACCAAGAAGAATAAGCCCCTGAAGATCTCTGCCAGGGATCATAAAGCTATTTCTGACATGTGCGACAAGGTGTTTGAAGAGACCTTTGGCGAGGATTTGGGGGGGAGTCTATATCTTATCAGATCCCAGGCCAAGGTCAGGCTTCGAGATATCCTCGATTATCATCGTGCGCAATACAAGGGGTCCGTAATCCTTGATTGCGAAAGAATATATTCTGTTCGACTCGAAATCCCCGGTCTGGGAATGGTGAACATCAGAGGCCGGATGGACAGAATAGATAGAAAAGAAAGTGAGACGATCATCCTGGACTACAAGACAGGGACGACAGCGGTGATACCGTCTTCAAAGAAATTCTCCCTTGAGGAAAGGAGCGAATGGCATAAGACTCTGCGTTCGGTGCAACTCCCGCTCTATTTGCTCCTCTTTTTGTGTGAAGATCCGCAAAGCAGTGTGACTGACCTTAACACTGGATTGATGATCTTAGGCTCGAGGAACATCAAAGAAGAGTACTTGTTCGAGAATGGAGACGATAGGCAATCACTGTACAATCAATATCGGGAAGCCATATTTCGCCTGATAAGGGAGATTCTGGATCCCGAGCATGAGTTTAATGACACGGCAGACCCAGAAAGGTACTGTAGATACTGTGGCTGCAAGGTGATATGCGGCAGACAGTGGGTGGCAAGCAGCTGGTAG
- a CDS encoding ATP-dependent helicase — MIEKLDSKQRDAVELDECPLLVVAGAGPGKTSVITNRVAYLIASKQAKPEEIVGQ, encoded by the coding sequence ATGATAGAAAAACTGGACAGCAAGCAGAGAGATGCAGTAGAGTTAGACGAGTGCCCGCTCCTTGTTGTAGCCGGCGCGGGCCCTGGGAAGACGAGCGTAATCACCAACAGGGTTGCGTACCTGATTGCCTCAAAGCAGGCAAAGCCGGAAGAGATAGTTGGGCAATAA
- a CDS encoding diguanylate cyclase: MEEEEKSVSRLVDKIKELSTFNEIAKLLNSSLNLREVLSLVMKLIASLVKAEAWSVALVDRETNELVFEATTGEKSQQIKEMRLQMGQGIAGWVARQRKPAIIQDVSSDPRFFSQADQATDFKTKSVLCVPLISKGTLVGVVEVINKLGGDPFTENDLELISSLVDHAAVAIHNTELYDRTKKKVKELSLLYEVGAAIASTLDLEEMLNKAAHLIQMSLDSCYIAIFLKEPSKDEVVLKAFSGSSEISPSRTKIRLGVDGLIGWSMVGKRSILVEDVEKQPRYLKGIENIKSELVVPLLKEGKVLGAMDMGSEILGAFTQESIQPIEQLAGQLSIAIQNITLYEKVGVLAVTDDLTKLHNSRYCQMFLQKAEALAKTSGNPLSLIFLDADYFKEINDTYGHHFGAAALIELADRIRELLREDYVASRYGGDEYIIMMPNTSLDEALEWAEKLRKLVADKPFLTDKNVSHSLTISLGVATYPGSAETAWDLLVKADKAMYHVKDTGRNGVHAAPGIDAQSES; the protein is encoded by the coding sequence ATGGAAGAAGAGGAGAAGTCTGTCAGCAGATTGGTGGACAAGATAAAGGAACTGTCCACCTTCAATGAGATTGCGAAACTTCTCAACTCCTCGCTCAATCTCAGGGAAGTGTTGAGCCTCGTGATGAAACTGATTGCAAGTCTCGTGAAGGCGGAGGCGTGGTCGGTCGCCCTTGTGGATAGGGAAACGAATGAACTCGTGTTTGAGGCGACAACCGGGGAGAAAAGCCAACAAATCAAGGAGATGAGACTGCAGATGGGGCAGGGCATTGCAGGATGGGTGGCCAGGCAGAGAAAACCGGCGATCATCCAAGACGTCAGTTCTGACCCCAGATTCTTCTCACAGGCCGATCAGGCCACCGACTTCAAAACGAAATCAGTCCTCTGTGTCCCTCTCATTTCAAAGGGAACCCTGGTCGGAGTCGTTGAAGTCATAAACAAGCTGGGTGGGGATCCTTTCACGGAGAACGACCTGGAATTGATATCTTCCCTTGTGGACCATGCCGCCGTGGCCATCCACAACACCGAGCTCTACGACCGGACGAAGAAAAAGGTGAAAGAACTTTCTCTCTTGTATGAGGTAGGCGCGGCAATCGCCTCAACTCTGGACCTGGAGGAAATGCTTAACAAGGCGGCCCACCTCATACAGATGAGTCTTGACTCCTGCTATATTGCCATCTTCCTGAAGGAACCGTCCAAAGATGAAGTCGTCCTGAAGGCATTCTCGGGATCGAGTGAAATATCGCCCTCTAGAACTAAGATCAGGCTGGGAGTGGACGGTCTGATTGGATGGTCGATGGTCGGAAAACGGTCCATTCTCGTAGAGGATGTGGAAAAACAACCTCGATACCTGAAAGGAATCGAAAATATCAAGTCTGAACTGGTCGTTCCTCTCCTGAAAGAAGGAAAAGTCCTGGGCGCAATGGATATGGGCAGCGAGATTCTCGGAGCTTTCACACAGGAAAGTATTCAGCCCATAGAGCAATTGGCCGGCCAGCTCTCCATAGCCATTCAGAACATTACACTGTATGAAAAAGTCGGAGTGCTCGCTGTTACTGACGACTTGACCAAACTGCACAATTCCAGGTACTGTCAGATGTTTCTTCAGAAGGCTGAAGCACTGGCCAAAACAAGCGGCAATCCTCTCTCTTTGATATTCTTAGATGCCGACTACTTCAAGGAGATTAACGACACCTATGGTCATCATTTCGGTGCTGCTGCCCTGATTGAGCTAGCCGATAGGATTAGGGAACTCTTAAGAGAAGACTATGTCGCGTCAAGATATGGCGGGGATGAGTATATCATAATGATGCCGAACACAAGTCTTGATGAGGCGTTAGAGTGGGCAGAGAAATTGAGAAAACTGGTTGCTGATAAGCCCTTCTTAACGGACAAGAACGTAAGCCACAGTCTCACCATTAGCCTGGGAGTTGCGACCTATCCCGGCTCTGCCGAAACGGCATGGGACTTACTGGTCAAGGCTGACAAGGCCATGTATCATGTGAAGGACACGGGGAGGAACGGCGTACACGCCGCACCCGGGATAGACGCCCAGTCAGAGTCCTAG